The following coding sequences lie in one Eubacterium ventriosum genomic window:
- a CDS encoding helix-turn-helix domain-containing protein has product MAIGQRIKYFRNRIGMTQKQLGEQLGFKGKTSDVRMAQYESEARVPKIDLVKQMSQIFDINTHALTVPDIDTHIGLMHTLFALEDMYGLKVKNVDGQPHLWLDSSISAPSSSVDEMFRAWMEQADKLENGEISKEEYDEWRYKYPELDTYQKRAKVPSQELSDYLVKELTKKEK; this is encoded by the coding sequence ATGGCAATCGGACAACGTATCAAATATTTTCGCAACCGCATAGGCATGACACAAAAACAACTCGGAGAACAACTGGGATTCAAAGGAAAAACCTCAGATGTCCGCATGGCTCAGTATGAATCTGAAGCCAGAGTTCCTAAGATTGATCTTGTAAAACAGATGTCTCAGATCTTTGATATCAATACTCATGCCTTAACAGTTCCAGATATTGATACTCACATAGGTCTGATGCATACACTATTTGCACTGGAAGATATGTATGGTCTAAAGGTAAAAAATGTAGATGGACAACCTCATCTCTGGCTTGACTCTTCCATATCTGCTCCCAGCTCATCTGTCGATGAAATGTTTCGTGCATGGATGGAACAAGCTGACAAACTGGAAAACGGTGAAATCAGCAAGGAAGAATATGATGAATGGAGATATAAGTACCCGGAACTGGATACTTACCAGAAACGTGCCAAGGTACCCTCTCAGGAATTGAGTGATTACCTCGTAAAAGAATTGACTAAAAAAGAAAAATAA
- a CDS encoding tyrosine-type recombinase/integrase, giving the protein MSIYKDNVTGKWRVVYRYTDWTGKTKQTSKRGFPTKREAQMWEHEQMLKHDAKLDMTFASFYEIYVEDKKERIRDNTWGTKNNIARTKILPYFGERKIAEIEPKDVIAWQNHLLAFKRANGKGYSASYLRKIHSQLSAIFNHAVDFYHLPSNPAQKAGNIAIEEYKEMLFWTKEEYLKFADVMMDKPVSYYAFEMLYWCGIREGELLALTPADFDFTTHTLRINKSYQRLNREDVITPPKTFKSNRFIKMPQFICDEMQDYMGMLYGLKKDERIFTISKSYLHHEMNRGSKVSGVKRIRVHDLRHPYVKPTTKKFITFFEVFRAAS; this is encoded by the coding sequence ATGAGTATTTACAAAGATAATGTCACTGGGAAGTGGCGAGTGGTCTATCGGTATACCGATTGGACAGGGAAAACGAAACAGACTTCAAAACGAGGATTTCCTACGAAGCGAGAAGCGCAGATGTGGGAACACGAACAAATGTTAAAGCATGATGCAAAACTGGATATGACTTTCGCAAGTTTTTATGAAATTTATGTAGAAGATAAAAAGGAACGAATCCGGGATAACACATGGGGAACTAAGAATAATATTGCCAGAACAAAAATTCTTCCATACTTTGGGGAGAGAAAGATTGCAGAAATTGAACCAAAAGATGTGATTGCATGGCAGAATCATTTGCTTGCATTTAAGAGAGCGAATGGAAAAGGGTATTCTGCTTCATATCTGCGGAAAATCCACAGCCAGTTAAGTGCCATTTTCAATCATGCAGTTGATTTTTATCATTTGCCTTCTAATCCGGCACAGAAAGCTGGAAATATAGCAATAGAGGAATATAAGGAAATGTTGTTCTGGACGAAAGAAGAGTATTTGAAATTTGCAGATGTGATGATGGATAAACCAGTTTCTTACTACGCTTTTGAAATGCTTTACTGGTGTGGTATCCGTGAAGGAGAGTTGCTTGCCCTGACACCAGCGGATTTTGACTTTACAACGCATACACTGCGAATTAACAAATCATATCAAAGATTAAACCGGGAAGATGTGATTACCCCACCAAAGACATTTAAAAGTAACAGATTTATCAAGATGCCACAATTTATATGTGATGAGATGCAGGATTATATGGGAATGCTTTACGGTCTGAAGAAAGACGAAAGAATTTTCACAATTTCCAAATCTTATCTGCATCATGAAATGAACAGAGGATCAAAAGTATCTGGAGTGAAGCGAATCCGTGTGCATGATTTGAGACACCCGTATGTCAAGCCCACGACAAAAAAATTTATAACTTTTTTTGAAGTTTTTCGGGCAGCTTCATAG
- a CDS encoding recombinase family protein — translation MRNYVIALYIRLSVEDFKTESLSIPNQKLILREKAMSLPEWDNSEILEFIDNGHTGTNFERPAVQELLTMVQAGKINCIIVKDLSRFGRNSIETGYFIERVFPLYHTRFISVSDDFDTANFKGDTGGIDIAFKYLISECYSRDMSMKTKSAKYAKMRRGEYQSVICPYGYRKSADGRMEPDEDVAPNVQMIFQWASEGNTAAEITRKLYAMNIPTPGEYRKLKGKDYYNVSRTNGVWSTSTVLRILEDQRYIGTYVIGKRKVKEIGSRHTQLKDESEWFKIPNHHPAIVSVDLFEKANASIKRFSLSNKKPRDYLLRGKVFCGCCDHAMSLRNGAWFYCRHSEVAETLPCHGVRIKMADLEQVVFETIRAQMCPALGIDSNKDKLDLQTVQQAEHEEKLRSIQDSKRHLYEQYALGEIDLETYRTRKAVYDTELVQAKNVHAVITAQTKQIKSDYEIKLKQQEIVQEVGNANMLTKALIDRLINKVYVFPGDRIEIEYATQDFLETKQSEKEV, via the coding sequence GTGCGCAACTATGTGATTGCCCTTTATATCCGTCTTTCTGTGGAAGATTTCAAAACCGAAAGTTTGAGCATACCAAATCAAAAACTGATTCTTCGTGAAAAAGCTATGTCTCTGCCGGAATGGGATAACAGTGAGATTTTGGAATTTATTGACAACGGTCATACAGGGACAAACTTTGAGCGTCCGGCGGTGCAGGAACTTTTAACAATGGTTCAGGCCGGAAAGATCAACTGTATTATTGTAAAAGACCTTTCCCGATTTGGACGTAACAGCATTGAAACCGGCTATTTTATTGAGCGGGTATTTCCTCTTTACCACACCCGTTTTATTTCCGTCAGTGATGATTTTGACACAGCTAATTTCAAAGGTGATACCGGAGGGATTGATATTGCTTTCAAGTATCTTATTAGCGAGTGTTATAGCCGGGATATGTCCATGAAAACCAAAAGTGCAAAATACGCAAAGATGCGTCGTGGGGAATATCAGAGTGTCATCTGTCCTTACGGCTATCGCAAGAGTGCAGACGGACGTATGGAACCGGACGAGGATGTTGCCCCGAATGTGCAGATGATATTTCAATGGGCGTCTGAAGGCAACACCGCAGCCGAGATCACAAGAAAACTGTATGCCATGAATATCCCCACCCCTGGGGAATATCGCAAACTTAAAGGCAAGGACTATTACAATGTTTCCCGAACAAACGGCGTTTGGAGTACATCAACGGTCCTGCGTATTTTAGAAGATCAAAGATATATCGGTACCTATGTAATTGGCAAGAGAAAGGTAAAAGAAATTGGCAGCCGACATACACAGTTAAAGGATGAAAGTGAGTGGTTCAAAATACCGAACCATCATCCGGCTATTGTAAGTGTGGATCTATTTGAGAAAGCCAATGCTTCAATTAAGCGTTTCTCTCTGTCAAATAAAAAGCCGCGTGATTATCTGCTCCGTGGTAAGGTGTTCTGTGGATGCTGCGATCATGCAATGTCTCTACGAAATGGTGCGTGGTTTTATTGCCGTCATTCCGAGGTGGCTGAAACGCTTCCTTGTCATGGTGTGCGTATAAAGATGGCAGATCTGGAGCAGGTTGTATTTGAAACAATTCGGGCTCAAATGTGTCCGGCATTGGGAATTGATAGCAATAAGGATAAATTGGATTTGCAGACAGTTCAGCAGGCCGAACATGAAGAAAAACTCCGTTCTATTCAAGACAGCAAGCGGCATCTTTATGAGCAGTATGCACTCGGAGAGATTGATTTGGAAACCTATCGAACACGAAAAGCGGTTTATGACACGGAGCTGGTACAAGCCAAAAATGTTCATGCTGTCATTACTGCACAGACAAAGCAGATAAAAAGTGATTATGAGATTAAGCTGAAACAACAGGAAATTGTTCAGGAAGTCGGAAACGCCAACATGCTGACAAAAGCTCTGATTGACCGGCTTATCAACAAAGTTTACGTCTTTCCAGGAGATCGGATTGAGATTGAATATGCAACACAGGATTTCTTAGAAACAAAGCAATCTGAAAAGGAGGTATAA